In Lates calcarifer isolate ASB-BC8 linkage group LG4, TLL_Latcal_v3, whole genome shotgun sequence, a genomic segment contains:
- the ccr9a gene encoding C-C chemokine receptor type 9a — translation MTSMDDIMNITAFTTEDPFSVSPFSTTEDYEDYDSLMCDRASVREFRGRYEPPLFWIIALVGGAGNMAVVWIYLNFRRRLKTMSDVYLLNLAVADLLFLVTLPLWAAEASHGWRFGSALCKLNSALYKVNLFSSMMLLTCISVDRYVVIVQTTKAQNSQMERRRCSRLVCLVVWLLALLLATPELVFATTAEVDSQQYCRMVFPAHMGNRTKILVLSLQVSMGFCLPFIIMAFCYSVIIVTLLKTRNFQKHKAMRVILVVVVVFIVSQLPYNGVLVMEAAQASNMTMTDCDEVKRFDMVGQVLKSLAYMHACLNPFLYAFVGVRFRKDVLQLLQCCFSCCGWQPATTKGQLSKSSRSPLSSTRASVMSDSDTSQHLSL, via the exons ATGACCTCCATGGATGACATCATGAACATTACAGCGTTCACCACCGAG GATCCCTTCTCTGTCAGCCCCTTCTCCACCACTGAGGACTATGAAGACTACGACAGCCTGATGTGTGACCGGGCGTCGGTGCGGGAGTTCAGGGGCCGGTATGAGCCGCCACTCTTCTGGATCATCGCCTTGGTGGGTGGAGCTGGGAACATGGCCGTGGTGTGGATCTACCTAAACTTCCGGCGGCGGCTGAAGACCATGTCGGACGTGTACCTGCTGAACCTGGCGGTGGCCGACCTGCTGTTCCTGGTCACGCTGCCTCTGTGGGCGGCCGAGGCATCACACGGCTGGCGCTTTGGCTCCGCCCTGTGCAAGCTGAACTCTGCCCTCTACAAGGTGAACCTGTTCAGCAGCATGATGCTGCTCACCTGCATCAGCGTCGACCGCTACGTCGTCATCGTGCAGACCACCAAGGCCCAAAACTCACAGATGGAGAGGCGCCGCTGCAGCCGGCTGGTGTGCCTGGTGGTCTGGCTGCTGGCGCTGCTGCTCGCCACGCCCGAGCTTGTGTTCGCCACCACGGCGGAGGTGGACTCGCAGCAGTACTGCAGGATGGTGTTCCCTGCTCACATGGGCAACCGCACCAAGATCCTGGTGCTGTCcctgcaggtgagcatgggcTTCTGCCTGCCCTTCATCATCATGGCGTTCTGCTACAGTGTCATCATTGTCACGCTGCTCAAGACCCGAAACTTCCAGAAGCACAAGGCCATGCGTGTCatcctggtggtggtggtagtgttCATTGTTTCGCAGCTGCCCTACAATGGCGTGCTTGTGATGGAGGCAGCGCAGGCATCCAACATGACCATGACGGACTGCGACGAGGTGAAGCGCTTCGACATGGTGGGACAGGTGTTGAAGAGTTTGGCTTACATGCACGCCTGCCTCAACCCCTTCCTCTATGCCTTTGTTGGCGTGCGATTCCGCAAAGatgttctgcagctgctgcagtgctgcttcAGCTGCTGCGGTTGGCAGCCGGCGACCACCAAGGGTCAGCTGAGCAAGAGCAGCAGGAGTCCACTGAGCTCAACCCGGGCGTCTGTGATGTCCGACAGCGACACGTCACAGCACCTGTCCCTGTGA